A window of Cohnella herbarum contains these coding sequences:
- a CDS encoding LytTR family transcriptional regulator DNA-binding domain-containing protein: MDKGDILTILSIKQLERYTDNERVFPAFDLEVAPHETVAIYSSTNVRQVLLAMFMGGLPLYGGEIRVNGKTCIGDRKSYLAEIGLLLLEEGFYERLTVKESFSFYRNLNGSTKHIDEVIRAVKLEEKAKTKMAKLSSSEKKRVHYARLLFQNPALIVLEEPDQNVDNVTKHVFQKLVGMLADSGKALLILTGNMETALSVTDRIYRLDDKGLKAFDVAKPEASEASEAPEVPEVPEVPKLPKAPETKEAQEAPIGHAELEPSDDYDGEERDNEEGGEREQIVQFVRFEKIPTRMNDKIILFNPPEIDYIESGEGQSYLYVNGESFPASFKINELEDRLRSYGFFRCHRSYIVNLQKVREVVTFTRNSYSLVLDDVRKSSVPLSKTKMAELKEMMGIK, from the coding sequence ATGGATAAAGGTGATATATTGACGATTCTATCAATTAAACAATTGGAAAGATATACGGACAACGAAAGGGTTTTTCCCGCGTTTGATCTGGAAGTGGCACCTCATGAAACGGTCGCGATTTACTCGAGCACGAACGTGCGTCAGGTTCTATTGGCTATGTTCATGGGCGGACTGCCGCTTTACGGAGGGGAAATCCGGGTGAATGGTAAGACCTGTATCGGCGACCGCAAAAGCTATTTGGCGGAGATCGGACTGCTCTTGCTGGAGGAAGGATTTTACGAAAGGTTGACCGTCAAGGAAAGCTTCTCCTTCTATAGAAACTTAAACGGATCTACTAAGCATATAGACGAAGTCATCCGCGCGGTTAAGCTGGAGGAGAAGGCGAAAACTAAAATGGCTAAGTTATCTTCGTCGGAGAAGAAAAGGGTGCATTATGCCCGGCTGCTGTTCCAAAATCCGGCGTTGATCGTGCTCGAGGAACCGGATCAGAACGTGGATAACGTGACGAAGCATGTTTTTCAGAAGCTGGTTGGTATGCTTGCGGACAGCGGCAAAGCGTTGCTGATCCTCACCGGTAATATGGAAACGGCTCTAAGCGTTACCGACCGGATTTACCGATTGGACGATAAAGGGCTGAAAGCTTTCGACGTTGCGAAGCCAGAAGCCTCGGAAGCCTCGGAAGCCCCAGAAGTCCCAGAAGTCCCAGAAGTCCCGAAACTCCCAAAAGCCCCGGAAACTAAAGAAGCTCAAGAAGCCCCAATCGGCCATGCCGAACTGGAACCATCCGACGACTACGATGGGGAGGAACGGGATAATGAAGAAGGCGGGGAAAGGGAGCAGATCGTCCAGTTCGTTCGGTTCGAGAAAATCCCGACGCGAATGAACGACAAAATCATTCTGTTTAATCCCCCGGAGATCGATTATATCGAGAGCGGCGAGGGGCAGTCGTATCTCTACGTCAACGGAGAGTCTTTTCCCGCATCGTTCAAGATCAACGAGTTGGAGGATCGATTGCGGTCGTACGGCTTTTTCCGGTGCCACCGTTCTTACATCGTCAATTTGCAGAAGGTCAGGGAAGTGGTCACCTTCACGCGCAACAGCTATAGCCTTGTATTGGACGATGTCCGAAAGTCGTCGGTTCCGTTGTCGAAGACGAAGATGGCGGAATTGAAGGAAATGATGGGGATCAAATAA
- a CDS encoding DUF2997 domain-containing protein gives MSKKQIRVQVFPDGRIQAEVLGVKGKSCTDYIEILEQLLDAETVDSAYTAEYYETGHVEVDQRNVNSIKLS, from the coding sequence ATGTCCAAGAAGCAAATTCGCGTTCAAGTGTTTCCAGATGGACGAATTCAAGCTGAGGTGCTAGGCGTCAAAGGCAAATCCTGCACGGACTATATCGAGATTCTTGAACAGCTTCTTGATGCGGAAACGGTCGATTCGGCCTATACGGCGGAGTATTACGAAACCGGGCACGTCGAGGTTGATCAACGAAATGTTAACTCTATTAAGCTAAGCTAG
- a CDS encoding AAA family ATPase, producing MEDTSIIAFKTHLSNLLRARFPFLYISTWEEERALSVIRSVATQESLIKTTRKVFTWSLTNGMAEEGHKGSEESKHPVKCLEFIEAYDQPAIFILKDFHFCFGCGGRVADPQAIRKVRDLVPALKMSASPKNVILLSPTLILPLELQKEITIVDFELPSLLEIKGLLKELIDANKSSGRITIDLNPEEEDRLAKAALGLTLNEAENAFARAMVEDGRLDKRDVEVILEEKRQIIKKSEILEFIKTDLRIEDVGGLENLKRWLLKRNKSWLDSASQYNLPAPKGVLITGVPGCGKSLIAKAVSAMWQLPLLRLDIGKIFSGIIGSSEENVRKAIQTAEAISPCILWIDEIEKGFVGMTSGGDSGTSSRIFGTFLTWMQEKTKSVFVIATANNIHSLPPELMRKGRFDEIFFVDLPTKKERRDIFRLHISKRLTNPKVIGEFQLSKSTLDSLVDATEGFVGAELEQIVISALFEAFSEDRSIRLEDLEKAIRTTVPLSVTQAEQIHSIREWANVRAVAATPREDRVEYKQEPPAAPGSPEAEDGDIRYARGGRAVDF from the coding sequence ATGGAAGATACGTCAATCATCGCATTCAAGACGCATTTATCGAATTTATTGCGAGCAAGGTTCCCGTTTCTATACATCTCTACTTGGGAAGAAGAACGCGCGTTATCCGTCATCCGATCGGTCGCGACCCAAGAAAGCTTGATCAAGACGACCCGCAAAGTATTCACGTGGAGCCTCACGAACGGAATGGCGGAAGAAGGGCATAAGGGCTCCGAGGAGTCGAAACATCCGGTCAAATGCTTAGAATTCATCGAGGCCTACGATCAGCCGGCGATCTTCATCCTGAAGGATTTCCACTTCTGCTTCGGCTGCGGCGGACGGGTGGCCGATCCGCAGGCGATCCGGAAAGTGCGCGATCTGGTGCCCGCATTGAAGATGAGCGCCAGTCCGAAGAACGTGATCCTGCTCAGTCCGACTCTGATCCTTCCTCTGGAGCTTCAGAAGGAAATTACGATCGTCGATTTCGAGCTTCCTTCTCTTCTGGAGATTAAAGGCCTGTTGAAGGAATTGATCGATGCCAACAAATCCAGCGGCAGAATTACGATCGATCTGAATCCCGAAGAGGAAGACAGACTGGCCAAGGCGGCGCTCGGCCTTACGCTTAACGAAGCGGAGAATGCGTTCGCCCGCGCAATGGTCGAAGACGGACGTCTGGACAAGCGGGACGTCGAGGTCATCCTCGAAGAGAAACGCCAAATCATCAAGAAATCGGAAATTTTGGAATTTATCAAAACGGATCTGCGGATCGAAGACGTCGGCGGATTGGAAAATCTGAAACGCTGGCTGCTTAAGCGCAATAAATCGTGGCTCGATTCGGCCTCGCAATATAATTTGCCCGCTCCCAAAGGGGTGCTCATCACCGGCGTTCCCGGTTGCGGGAAGAGCTTGATCGCCAAAGCCGTCAGCGCGATGTGGCAATTGCCTCTGTTGAGGCTCGATATCGGAAAAATCTTCAGCGGCATCATCGGAAGCAGCGAAGAGAACGTGCGCAAAGCCATACAAACGGCCGAAGCGATCTCTCCGTGCATACTGTGGATCGACGAGATCGAGAAAGGTTTCGTCGGGATGACCAGCGGCGGAGACAGCGGGACTTCCAGCCGGATTTTCGGAACGTTCCTGACTTGGATGCAGGAGAAAACGAAGTCGGTGTTCGTTATCGCGACGGCGAACAACATTCATTCGCTTCCTCCCGAGTTGATGCGCAAAGGGCGCTTCGACGAGATTTTCTTCGTGGATTTGCCGACGAAGAAGGAGCGCAGAGATATTTTCCGGCTTCACATTAGCAAGAGACTTACCAATCCGAAGGTGATCGGAGAGTTCCAATTATCCAAGAGTACGCTGGATTCGTTGGTCGACGCGACGGAAGGTTTCGTGGGCGCCGAACTGGAGCAGATCGTTATCTCCGCTTTATTCGAAGCCTTTTCGGAAGATAGAAGTATTCGCTTAGAGGATCTGGAGAAAGCCATTCGCACGACGGTACCGCTCTCGGTTACGCAAGCCGAGCAGATCCATAGCATTCGCGAATGGGCGAACGTCCGCGCGGTTGCGGCCACTCCGCGGGAGGATCGGGTCGAGTATAAACAAGAGCCTCCTGCGGCTCCAGGCTCTCCCGAGGCGGAAGACGGGGACATTCGCTATGCTCGCGGCGGCAGAGCCGTTGATTTCTAG
- a CDS encoding helix-hairpin-helix domain-containing protein, whose amino-acid sequence MGNYDRDNLTDICAEYSGGDYYVEEAIPGNKLFNARQSFPIPAEERVIAFVDATVFGSGKNGLAICASGVYWHNDWTTDTERNFLDWMEFAEVHIRRAGVHDIELGVGNVFNMSGSSFRKDVLVSLLKEIQDEIIEILEEEDSYDEYEEEEYEDDEAGDCGAGCRLDDDDGDNGFEWRIAIDGQQYGPYDLALIKSMVQALQFAPDSAYVWKPGMSDWVPFLRHPETAALVVPAAPAITVTPTPPSSNRGASISADSIDELLEDGNVTEPIDVNNATWERLIDLPSVGAADAKRIVEARQENGGFRSAEEVGALLGMKPHQVERLRRRAVFGGLASTATPSRASSSVIPSTASRTGFSTSPAAETRQGSLTTSSTASPSSASPSASAPSSAPSAASRRIIDF is encoded by the coding sequence ATGGGCAATTACGATAGAGATAATCTTACCGACATCTGCGCGGAATACTCGGGCGGGGATTACTACGTGGAAGAAGCGATACCGGGCAATAAGCTGTTCAACGCGCGACAATCTTTCCCGATTCCCGCGGAGGAGCGAGTGATCGCTTTCGTGGACGCCACCGTATTCGGCAGTGGCAAGAACGGGCTGGCGATTTGCGCCTCCGGGGTTTATTGGCATAACGATTGGACAACCGATACGGAGAGAAATTTCCTGGATTGGATGGAATTCGCCGAGGTGCACATCCGCAGAGCTGGCGTTCACGACATTGAATTGGGTGTGGGGAACGTGTTCAATATGTCCGGAAGCTCGTTCAGGAAGGACGTTCTCGTTTCCTTGCTGAAGGAAATCCAGGACGAAATTATCGAGATATTGGAAGAAGAGGATTCATACGACGAGTATGAAGAAGAGGAGTACGAAGATGATGAGGCGGGGGATTGCGGCGCGGGATGCCGGTTAGATGACGACGATGGCGATAACGGCTTCGAGTGGCGAATTGCCATCGACGGGCAACAGTATGGCCCTTACGATCTTGCCTTAATAAAGAGCATGGTGCAAGCCCTTCAATTCGCACCCGATTCCGCTTATGTCTGGAAACCGGGGATGTCGGATTGGGTGCCGTTCTTGAGACATCCGGAGACGGCAGCCCTCGTTGTTCCCGCTGCGCCGGCAATTACCGTGACGCCAACACCGCCTTCATCGAACCGAGGAGCCTCGATTTCTGCGGATTCTATAGATGAACTCTTGGAAGATGGCAACGTTACCGAGCCGATCGACGTAAACAACGCTACTTGGGAACGTCTGATCGATCTGCCCAGCGTAGGGGCGGCGGATGCCAAGCGGATCGTGGAGGCGAGACAAGAGAACGGAGGTTTTCGATCGGCTGAGGAAGTCGGAGCGTTGCTCGGAATGAAGCCGCATCAGGTGGAGAGGCTGCGGCGACGCGCCGTATTCGGCGGATTGGCCAGTACGGCTACTCCTTCTCGCGCGTCTTCTTCGGTTATTCCGTCTACTGCTTCGCGCACAGGCTTTTCGACGAGTCCGGCCGCTGAAACGCGCCAAGGCTCTCTGACGACTTCGTCAACGGCTTCACCGTCTAGCGCATCTCCGTCGGCATCGGCCCCCTCTTCCGCTCCATCTGCCGCAAGCCGTCGAATTATCGATTTCTAA
- a CDS encoding ABC transporter ATP-binding protein, which produces MEYMIDANALEKSFSGTRALKNVSFQVKKGEIFGFLGPSGSGKTTTIKMLTAQLTPTSGSAYVLGVPASKLKEGKYRKQIGVITDNTALYVRLSVYDNLKLYCDLYDVHPNRIDEVLRMVNLTQESQKIVSKLSKGMLQRITLARAFLHEPKLLFLDEPTSALDPVNTRHIYEGLIALKEKGTTIFLTTHDMNEAETLCDRVAFLNDGEIQLLDSPKRLRQQRSDLTLTVELTDGSRAIVPKGPAGAQELFQYMSANRVASVWSNEPTLGDIFVEVTGRKLS; this is translated from the coding sequence ATGGAATATATGATCGACGCCAACGCTTTGGAGAAGTCCTTTTCCGGTACCCGGGCGCTGAAGAACGTATCTTTTCAAGTAAAGAAAGGAGAAATATTCGGCTTCCTCGGACCAAGCGGATCGGGCAAGACGACAACGATTAAAATGCTGACCGCCCAATTAACGCCGACCTCGGGGAGCGCGTACGTGTTGGGTGTTCCCGCAAGCAAGCTCAAGGAAGGGAAGTATCGCAAGCAAATCGGGGTTATCACGGACAACACCGCATTGTATGTGCGGCTGAGCGTTTACGACAATCTTAAGCTTTATTGCGACTTATACGATGTTCATCCCAATCGGATCGACGAGGTTCTTCGAATGGTAAACTTGACTCAAGAGAGCCAGAAAATCGTCTCCAAGCTGTCGAAGGGGATGCTGCAACGAATAACGTTAGCCCGCGCGTTCCTGCATGAGCCGAAGCTTCTCTTCCTGGACGAACCGACTTCTGCGCTCGATCCGGTGAATACGAGGCATATTTACGAAGGATTAATCGCGTTGAAGGAAAAGGGAACGACGATCTTCCTGACGACGCACGACATGAACGAAGCCGAGACGTTATGCGATCGGGTCGCGTTCTTGAACGATGGGGAAATTCAATTGCTCGATTCTCCCAAGAGGCTGCGGCAACAACGAAGCGACTTAACGTTAACCGTGGAACTAACGGACGGGTCGCGGGCGATCGTGCCGAAGGGTCCCGCGGGAGCTCAGGAGCTGTTCCAATATATGAGCGCGAACAGGGTCGCGTCCGTTTGGTCCAACGAACCGACGCTGGGCGATATTTTCGTAGAGGTGACGGGGAGGAAATTGTCATGA
- a CDS encoding ABC transporter permease — MTFSMKRVLAILKKDYKDISRNLYITTTLILPPVMALLVNRTEGAGIDMYYMLISMALVLVGAYIQASLIAEEKEKNTLRGLMLSPASTFEIFAGKSLLSLLGTIAIVTLTIKLTDYRPQNIPIIIVALLLSAIFYLGIGTLIGLFTKSVIEASVVILPVVFLFSFGSFITTLIEKYAFLSFAEYLPNLQLVELAKRVENGDGISEVAVHLGVLLIWAIAIHLVAVLVYKKRMVDD; from the coding sequence ATGACGTTCTCGATGAAGCGGGTGCTCGCGATCCTGAAGAAGGATTACAAAGACATATCGCGGAATTTGTATATTACGACGACTTTAATCCTGCCCCCGGTAATGGCTCTCTTGGTCAATCGCACGGAGGGTGCGGGAATCGATATGTATTATATGCTTATTAGCATGGCTCTTGTCCTCGTGGGAGCTTACATACAAGCTTCCTTAATCGCGGAAGAGAAGGAGAAGAATACGCTGAGGGGGCTGATGTTATCTCCCGCCAGCACGTTCGAGATATTCGCCGGAAAAAGCTTGCTGAGCCTACTGGGGACTATCGCCATCGTGACCTTGACGATAAAGCTGACCGATTATCGGCCTCAGAACATTCCGATCATTATCGTCGCATTATTATTGTCAGCGATTTTTTATTTGGGCATCGGCACGTTAATCGGCCTGTTTACAAAATCGGTTATCGAAGCTTCCGTAGTTATTTTGCCGGTCGTTTTCTTGTTCAGCTTCGGTTCCTTTATAACGACGCTTATCGAGAAGTACGCGTTCCTCTCTTTCGCGGAATACTTGCCTAACCTGCAATTGGTCGAATTAGCCAAACGGGTCGAGAACGGTGACGGAATATCCGAAGTCGCCGTTCACCTTGGCGTGCTGCTCATCTGGGCGATCGCGATTCACCTTGTAGCCGTCCTCGTGTATAAGAAGCGCATGGTAGATGATTGA
- a CDS encoding 4Fe-4S single cluster domain-containing protein: protein MTLRIHRFLPSTQVEGPGTRAMLQVQGCPIHCPGCAVPFTWPDHGGISVEAEELAERVLRGPEVEGITFLGGEPFAQAGELAKIGRLLKREGLSVMTFTGYLLEDLRDSDNQDYLDLLAVTDLLVDGPFKRELLDTSRPWVGSSNQRYHFLTDRYTSLRERFADIPNRLEVRFAPDGRVTVNGLAEVSDLEALFEDLL, encoded by the coding sequence ATGACTTTACGAATCCATCGGTTCCTCCCCTCGACCCAAGTGGAAGGCCCGGGTACCCGCGCGATGTTGCAGGTTCAGGGATGCCCGATCCATTGCCCGGGCTGCGCGGTTCCTTTCACATGGCCGGATCACGGCGGGATTTCGGTCGAAGCGGAGGAACTCGCGGAACGGGTCCTTCGAGGCCCCGAAGTCGAAGGAATCACCTTCCTCGGAGGCGAACCTTTCGCGCAGGCTGGGGAACTGGCGAAGATAGGCCGTTTGTTGAAGAGGGAAGGCCTTTCCGTCATGACCTTCACGGGCTACTTGTTGGAAGATTTGCGGGATTCGGACAATCAAGATTATCTTGACCTCCTTGCGGTAACGGATTTGCTCGTCGATGGCCCGTTTAAGAGAGAGTTGCTGGATACGAGCCGTCCGTGGGTAGGTTCATCCAATCAGCGATATCATTTTCTCACGGATCGATATACTTCACTCAGAGAACGCTTTGCGGACATTCCGAACCGCCTTGAGGTGCGATTTGCCCCGGACGGCCGGGTGACGGTTAACGGTTTAGCGGAGGTAAGCGATCTGGAGGCGTTGTTCGAGGATCTGTTGTAA
- a CDS encoding right-handed parallel beta-helix repeat-containing protein: MLHKHAKFLLAMAILLVVSSMPSVFNGVGHAAVQAEFYVSPIGNDSNPGSSSQPFATIQKARDTVRSINGNMTGDIVVYLSGGTYTQSSTIQFEENATVRDSGTNGFNVVYRALPGESPVISGGVAVSNWSVHDAAKNIYKAFVGVGVKTRQLYVDGERATRARGDQDPAGFKKVANGFTAPSSGLYANMSSWGNASQIEIVTLKAHPWQMTRCGVASISVANLTMKQNCWSNAQLFDGISWIENAYELLDAQGEWYLNETTGYLYYIPTPTQNIMTAQVVLPTLEKLMSVKGTIGTPIRNLRFEGLTFAYGTWLRPSGNDGYADAQGGFTFVGAPSLSNINKFTKNPGNVELAYAHSIQFIGNTFKHLGAAALDIGLGSQGNNILGNRFMDISAGGITVGDVSPDGHHPSDVRMQLKNTTIRNNFITNVGIEFYDAVGICLFYTINTVVDHNEISNTPWSGFSSGAVGYNVEPGGAYNYTTYPYTDNLQVTNNKIYNVMLYMKDGGGIYTSGRHTNSLIANNYVYNQAHDQGAIYLDDGTAFVEVRNNVVRTAPFWVFLWNTTIHDNNIHDNFTDTATFRNDGLNNSITNTTVIPHSNWPQQALDIMQTAGLEDSYSGIRTDSSRSINEDVWNTATSGTWNSNGSRPGDLFGNVKYTTVNESALEYTFVGTGIGYITENNIDMGNVDVYIDGVYQQTVNCYAPTKSTQKLMFSVTNLTHGKHTIKLVKKDGTYMLVDGFKVYSNNDLSPMAPAVPSNLVLGKVPASSVPFYNLPVISDGVTSNTNNYTDSSPHSGLQWVQFDLGSSFNLSQVRLWHFYGDARTYRDVIVQLSTTPDFSSGVVTVFNNDSDNSAGQGVGTDAEYVETASGKVIPFASANARYVRLWSNGNSVNAHNHYVEVEIL, encoded by the coding sequence ATGTTGCATAAACACGCTAAATTTTTGCTCGCAATGGCTATTCTATTGGTCGTAAGCAGTATGCCGTCCGTTTTTAACGGGGTCGGACACGCGGCAGTTCAGGCAGAATTTTATGTGTCGCCTATTGGCAATGACAGTAACCCGGGAAGCAGCAGTCAGCCGTTCGCAACGATACAGAAGGCGCGGGATACCGTTAGATCAATCAACGGCAATATGACGGGAGATATCGTCGTGTATTTGAGCGGCGGTACTTATACGCAATCGAGTACGATCCAATTCGAGGAGAACGCGACTGTTCGCGATTCGGGAACGAACGGGTTCAATGTTGTTTACCGGGCATTGCCGGGAGAATCCCCGGTCATAAGCGGCGGTGTTGCGGTCTCCAACTGGTCGGTTCACGATGCCGCCAAAAATATCTACAAAGCTTTCGTAGGAGTCGGCGTAAAAACGAGGCAGTTATACGTAGACGGCGAGAGAGCCACGCGAGCCCGCGGAGACCAGGATCCTGCCGGATTCAAGAAAGTCGCGAACGGATTTACCGCCCCATCCTCCGGTTTATATGCGAATATGTCCAGTTGGGGCAATGCAAGCCAAATCGAAATCGTCACCTTGAAAGCCCACCCGTGGCAGATGACTCGTTGCGGGGTAGCCTCGATCTCGGTCGCCAACTTGACGATGAAGCAAAACTGTTGGTCCAACGCCCAGCTATTCGACGGGATTTCGTGGATCGAGAATGCCTATGAGCTCTTGGACGCCCAAGGCGAATGGTACTTAAACGAAACGACGGGATACCTATATTACATCCCTACTCCAACGCAAAATATCATGACCGCCCAGGTCGTCTTGCCAACGCTGGAGAAATTAATGAGCGTCAAGGGAACGATCGGTACGCCGATCCGTAATCTTCGGTTCGAGGGATTGACCTTCGCTTACGGGACTTGGCTGAGGCCTAGCGGCAACGACGGTTATGCGGATGCCCAAGGCGGGTTTACTTTCGTAGGAGCCCCGTCCCTATCGAATATCAATAAATTCACCAAAAACCCGGGCAACGTCGAGCTCGCCTACGCACATTCTATTCAGTTCATCGGCAATACCTTTAAGCATCTTGGAGCCGCGGCTCTCGACATCGGTCTTGGGAGCCAGGGTAACAATATTCTAGGCAACCGGTTCATGGACATCTCCGCGGGAGGCATTACGGTTGGAGACGTTTCTCCGGACGGTCACCATCCGAGCGACGTAAGAATGCAGCTTAAGAACACGACGATTAGAAACAACTTTATCACGAACGTTGGCATAGAGTTTTACGATGCCGTCGGAATTTGTTTGTTTTATACGATTAACACGGTCGTCGATCATAACGAAATCAGCAATACGCCATGGTCGGGCTTCTCATCGGGAGCCGTAGGGTATAACGTCGAACCCGGCGGAGCCTACAACTATACGACATACCCTTATACGGATAATTTGCAGGTGACGAACAACAAAATTTATAATGTCATGCTGTACATGAAAGACGGAGGCGGGATTTATACTTCCGGCAGACATACGAATTCTTTGATCGCGAACAATTACGTCTACAATCAGGCCCATGATCAAGGAGCGATCTACCTGGACGACGGAACCGCGTTCGTCGAAGTTCGCAACAACGTCGTACGTACCGCCCCGTTCTGGGTTTTCCTGTGGAACACGACGATTCATGACAACAATATTCACGACAACTTTACCGATACGGCAACCTTTCGGAACGACGGTCTGAACAATTCGATCACGAACACAACGGTTATTCCGCATTCGAATTGGCCGCAACAAGCTTTGGATATTATGCAGACGGCAGGTTTGGAGGACTCGTATTCCGGGATCCGGACGGACAGCTCCAGATCGATCAACGAAGACGTTTGGAATACGGCAACGAGCGGCACCTGGAATAGTAACGGAAGCAGACCGGGCGACCTGTTCGGTAACGTGAAGTATACGACGGTCAACGAAAGCGCCTTGGAATATACTTTCGTCGGTACGGGAATCGGTTATATTACGGAAAATAACATCGATATGGGCAACGTCGACGTATATATCGACGGAGTCTATCAGCAGACGGTGAATTGTTACGCGCCGACCAAGTCCACGCAGAAATTAATGTTCAGCGTTACGAATCTGACTCATGGCAAACATACGATCAAGCTTGTAAAAAAAGACGGCACGTACATGCTGGTCGACGGGTTCAAAGTTTACTCGAACAACGACCTGTCTCCCATGGCGCCCGCGGTTCCGTCCAACTTGGTCTTGGGGAAAGTCCCTGCATCATCCGTACCTTTCTATAATCTTCCCGTTATCTCCGACGGCGTGACATCGAATACGAACAATTATACGGACAGCAGCCCGCATTCGGGCTTGCAATGGGTTCAATTCGACTTGGGGAGCAGCTTTAATTTATCCCAAGTACGTCTGTGGCACTTCTACGGAGATGCGAGAACGTATCGCGACGTAATCGTCCAACTCAGCACCACGCCGGATTTCAGCAGCGGAGTCGTTACCGTGTTCAACAACGACTCGGATAATAGCGCCGGACAAGGCGTCGGAACCGATGCGGAGTATGTCGAGACGGCAAGCGGCAAAGTGATTCCATTCGCTTCCGCGAACGCCAGATATGTGAGGTTGTGGTCTAACGGCAATAGCGTTAACGCGCACAATCATTACGTGGAAGTCGAAATATTGTAG